TCCAGGGGACCGGGATGCTCGGCGCTCCGACATTCACAACGCTTGAAGAGCCGTCGAAGTGAAACCCAAGTCCGGTTTTCCCCGCGACGAAAGAAAAGCCTTTTATGGGGGTGCCATGATAAGTACCAAATATATCGCGGCAATTTCCTTCACCCGCCCACCAATCAACCATTCCCGAAGGTGCGGGATTGGCTCCGGGAGCGTTGGTGGGATTTGCCAGAACAGAAAGAAAGGCATTGGAACTGATGGTGCTGCCGTAAGAATTCGTTACGATGACAGAATAGCCTCCGGCATTTCCAACCTGGGCGCTGGTGCGAGTAAAACTGGAAGTGGTAGCGCCGGCAATGGTGCCTGAGTTGAACAGCCATTGATAGTGAAACGGACCAGGCCCTCCAGCCACAACGCTGAACGTTGCATTTGAGCCCGCAGCGATGCTGATATTGGCGGGCTGCGCGGTGATGCTGGGACCATTGGTAATCAACTGCATAAAGTGAGACCAGTTCCAATAGACACCGGGATCGGTATGGGTGTTGCAGGTGGTGTCAATGGAAGCGTAATTGGTGGCCATGTACGTTTTCCAGGAGGCATTCTGCCATTCGCCATGAGCAATAATATGGTTACGATCCTTGGGAATGCCGTAGTTGTCGCACAGGTGACGTTGGAGATCGGCGGAGGCCCGATACATAGCCTCGGTGTACCAGGCAGGATTGTTGACGAACCCTTCATGTTCTGTGCCGAACATCCAGAGGTTCCAACAACCAACGTGGTAGGCATAATATTGCTCGCGCACCATCTGGGTGATTTCGCCAGCGGGCGAATCACTGGGATTGTTTTCGACATGACCGGAAGAATCGCTGCCGTTTTTCAGCCCGTTCACACAATAATTAATGCTGACGGACTGTGGACCGCCGCCGCCTTGAATGTAGGAAATGGTGGTAAGATAATAACCTTCCATGTCGTGGATCACACAAAACTGGTGGCCATGTCCGGAGGTGTACCAATGGCCGGCGTAGGCCTGCTTCCAAATGGCGGGCGCGTAATCAGGCTGGGCGTGGGCAGTGAATGCTGCCGAACCAAGAAAACCGAGAATAGCGGCCGCAGAGAACTTCGCCGAGGGCAGCTGCATGAGGGATGGTTTCCAATCTTTCATATAACAGGGGTGGCAAGTGGGGAATTACCTTCGCGGATTCTAAAATTGGCGTGCGACAGCATTATTGAAACGTCTTCGAGACCCAATAAAGTCGCCACATTCCGTTGCGAACCAAACAACAAAAAGCCCATGTCGTTGCTACTAAGCATACCAAGATGCGGAGAAAGCATGAGTATCGCAGATGATGTTACAACAAGCCTCAGCTTACATTCGAGGCTTTAGACATCACATGAACATGCCATTACCAGCTGGATGGACAGGTCCAGTCAGTCCGCATGGTTGGAAGGGCCTGACACTGTTTTTTCCGGCAGATCGGGCTCTCGAGAAAGGGGAAAAAGCCGGCGGGAGGACTTGTCAAAGATATATCCGACGAGCAGGGCAGCGACGCATCCCACCATGACGGCGAATACGCGGTCGAGGGGACCGGAGCCGGGGACGGCCCCGCCACTGAGAACGACGATGACGACGGCTGCGAAGGCGGAACGGTTGACCTCATTGATGCGTGTAAAGTGGCAGGCGATGCCGGTCAGGATTATGCCTATAGCCATGGCCAGCACGTTGTGGCCCAAAAGAGTGAAGAGAGCGGCGCCAACGAGAGCCCCGATGAGATTGGCAACAAAGCGCAGCAAGGAGGCGCGCAGGGATGGATGCAATTTCGGCTGAGTTACAATCACTGCAGAAACAGCGGCCCAACCAATGGCGTGGAGATGAAACGGTGCACAGACATAGACAGCCAGGACAGCGGAGAGCGCCGCCTTGGTCGAAAATATCAGGGCATGAAGGTGGCCACTGCGCATAGTTGATGCCTGGAGCTCCAGGCATATCACTTTGGCACAGTCCGGCAGGGATTAGCAAATGGGGGGAAAATCAAAAGGCGCAACCGGAATTCATCCAGTTGCGCCATTAAGCAAAGAACTTGCGGCTTGTTAATTGGTGGCATTGACCAATTTGAGAGCTCCAACACCGCCCGGGTTCCAGTTGGTGAACACGATGTAAACTTCCTGTTTGTCGCCTTTGCCGGTAACGTACCAGGCGGCATCATGGATGTGTTGGGCATCCGTGTAACAGAGATCCTCCTTTGGCCGGATGGTGCCGACAATGGTTTGTTTCTTCAGATTGATGATGTAGATCGGGCCGGGCTTTTTGTCAGGACCATCAAGGCAGGGTGCGAGCGCATAGTCGCCCCAGAGGTCGATGTCGCATACGGTGCTGCCGGCCGGGAGCCCAAGGGTTTCGAGCCATTTGTGTTTGTTGACGAGCCAGCGCTTGATCTGGCCTTCGGGACGGGCGGAGACGAAGAGGGTTTTATCGCTCGCACTGTAAGTGACACCGTGTGGAGTTTGGGAAAATTCCTTGCCGCCCATGAAGGTGCCTTCGTACTTCAACGGTTCCGTGGTGACAGGCATTACATAGGCCTTGCCGTAGCCATCGGTGACGAACATGTCCTTCTTATCGATGAAGGCGACATCGGTGGGATGAAACTCCTTTT
The DNA window shown above is from Pedosphaera parvula Ellin514 and carries:
- a CDS encoding LamG-like jellyroll fold domain-containing protein, with the translated sequence MKDWKPSLMQLPSAKFSAAAILGFLGSAAFTAHAQPDYAPAIWKQAYAGHWYTSGHGHQFCVIHDMEGYYLTTISYIQGGGGPQSVSINYCVNGLKNGSDSSGHVENNPSDSPAGEITQMVREQYYAYHVGCWNLWMFGTEHEGFVNNPAWYTEAMYRASADLQRHLCDNYGIPKDRNHIIAHGEWQNASWKTYMATNYASIDTTCNTHTDPGVYWNWSHFMQLITNGPSITAQPANISIAAGSNATFSVVAGGPGPFHYQWLFNSGTIAGATTSSFTRTSAQVGNAGGYSVIVTNSYGSTISSNAFLSVLANPTNAPGANPAPSGMVDWWAGEGNCRDIFGTYHGTPIKGFSFVAGKTGLGFHFDGSSSVVNVGAPSIPVPWTASMWVNRQDAPGVSAALLSDGTYTFKLEQYNGTRKVGVTKSGVGDYAFNYTAPVGTWVNLVFVGTSSSTMLYANGVLQDSITNSVSLPRAYIGAGYISSPSMFVDFMLGSLDEIMLFNRNLSPAEIASIYSAGSAGFLRAPAPITPTVNANGKLALGLKGETGKNFTIYGSTNLINWTAIATVANPSGSTTYTDPAASSYTNRFYRVSQF
- a CDS encoding FUSC family protein; its protein translation is MRSGHLHALIFSTKAALSAVLAVYVCAPFHLHAIGWAAVSAVIVTQPKLHPSLRASLLRFVANLIGALVGAALFTLLGHNVLAMAIGIILTGIACHFTRINEVNRSAFAAVVIVVLSGGAVPGSGPLDRVFAVMVGCVAALLVGYIFDKSSRRLFPLSREPDLPEKTVSGPSNHAD